ACTTCTTGAGTTCAATACTTTCAAGAATCTACATAGAAAGACATAAACTACACTTCAGGAGTTCACAACTCTGAAGCATCTATATAGACAGACTTCTTGAGTTCAATACTTTCAAGCATCTACATAGACAGGCATACACATGTAAATGACAATTCAGTCCACTGAAATATATAAAGGTGAAGAGAAAGAAGTACAAGAAGCACTAAGCAGGGCCATtaacggaaaaaaaaaaaaaaaaaaaaaacacactagTATGACTGAATACAAGTATTCCAAAGATCAAAtagatctatttgattttaaaaacAGAAGAACATTGTTAGTAAGAAAGGGCTGGACATGCTATCTGGAGAACCAATAGTGCTGATTTTCAGTAAGATAATTGGATATGTGAGATTACCATTCTTAATCCAGCAATGAAATGCACCCCCATATCTAGAATGAAACCCCCCTGCCAAAATAAGGAAGATACACTAGTCAAAAATCTGGTCAACAAAGAACTAGTTCAAGAGTGATAGAAATAGCAAACAGTATACCTATACTAACAATGACACAAAAATCACTGGAATATTGAAATTCGTTTAACTGCAATCCAAAAAGAATAATAAGGTGCTGTGTAATTTGTGTCATGGTAAAAGAATATAGTTCTCTTGCTACTTCACAATGTAGGGTACGAGGCACTAAGAGCCAATCGTACCATATCCAAAATAAGAAaattcattcatctcatatggcAGAGCACATTTCATAATGTCAGATGTGTAAATTGCAATAAGCATGCAAAACCCATGTACGGTAATCACATTTGTAAATCCATAAAATAAATCCAGAAAAATTAACTATAAAACAAAAATACATACAGTAAAATTGCGCCGCcatgagcttgagaaataagggTTTGAACTATTCATTGATCCTTCAACAATAACTTGGACAGTCATCATGTCCCCAATTTCAGGCAACAGTTTGTTGCCCTGCAGATGCAATAATGAGTATATTATAACTTAGAGAAACGGGAAGCAAATGATAAATGTACAAAGACAAAAAGGTACCTCCACAAAAGCATGTTCAAATCTATAATTCTCTGCCACAGCCCAAATTGGTTGACCAGGGGAATTGGCACAAACAGTTTTGTAGGTTGACATTACAGTTTCTATTTCATCTATAGCTGCATTATTAAAACCAGAGTCAATCTAACATTTCATTCAAGGTTTGTATCTGATCCAGAAAAGGTATCCATAAATATCTATCAGATATCTTTTATTGAATTTGATAATACAGTTTGACTTCTTTTCAAGATTTTAGCTACACCTTATCCTGCACATAAGGAAAAATGGGTTGGTATTTGAAAGAAATAGTTCTTCTATCATATTCTTTGTGGCATTTGGAAGAAAACTCAATGTCTTTAAAGTTCAGGTCAACACTAGGGCAATAATCTCTTTCAGATATAAGATTCTCATCCTATTTTAATGTCATTGACTTGGTTGGTGTTTCTCATCACAATAAGTTGTTTGGCGTCCTTGTTCAGGCCTACTGCACACATTTATCATCACTTCTCCAAATCTATGTCATATAGAATCAACTAAGTGTCAAGTAGAGGTTAGATGCCAAAGTGTCAAGCTTATAACTAAAGGGTCTGGATGATGAAGTTTTTCATTTTACTTGTTTTTACTTATTTTCCTACTGATCCAAAAGAGAATAGCAGTACTACAAAGTAATTTCAAATGCATAAATTAAACTGAAAAATATGAAGAGAGTTTCTATATTAAAGAACTGAAGCATAATATATTCTCTAACCTGAAACAGTAAATTCATAGACATCTGAACTCATGCTGTGATTTTTAGTCCTAAATTTCATGGAGAATGAAGATAACAATAGCAAATCATCCCAACAGAAGGGGGAAGAGAGGACAGAGTAAAACAAAAAATCCTACTTACAAGCTGCTGCTGGTTTCTCTGAAGATTGACCAAGTTAGCCGAGAAATGCATGCCCAAACAAGAGGAATATTTTAGTATAATGCATAGAAAAGAAATATACAGACAAAAAGATGATCAAATAATTAGGCAAATGTCTATTAACAGTTGAGGTGTAGTGTAAAGTCCCAAAAGGCATCCATTATACTTGttccttttttttataattttcattttcttatttatttatttttgtcaaGTAGCAGATACAggatatcttaaaaaaaaaaaaaaatcacattaaTCTAAAGTCCTAAAATCTTATGGGCTGATTGTAAAAGCACTAAGTAAGTCTGCCTTCAATTTATATGTCTATAAAACTTGCATCACCTTGCAGAACATGCTTCCCTGCCTTCAGTAGCTTCAGTGACATATCAACCTGCAGAATTTCGTTTATATAGTAATTATCTAATCAGAAACTTATAACATGCTAAAGCAAGCGATCTTGAAGAATAAAGCAAGTAAAGATGAAAAATAGTAAAACAGCATTGGTAATTTCTGGAGGAATGCAGACTATAAATcaacaagaaaaaaaatgaaattgagaGACAAGTGAACACCAATAGATAGAGTTTGAGTACTTAACCTGAATTTGTCCAGCGAGAACCACAGCAACAGCAAGAATTGACTCATCTTGGATAATCTCATCAAGACCCTTATCACCCCACTTACACTCCACTTCCGGGAAACACTTACCCCGCGCTATCTCCACTGCTCCTCTCGCAGATTCCTACTCACAAACATTTTTATACAAATAAAGAGATGGGTATTGACGAACAAGTAAAGAACAAGAAGCAAAAGAGCCAAGACCACATCACTGACCTCAGTGCGACTCCAAATAGCCTTAAGATTGAAGAGATTAGAGATCTCTGCTAATCTGGGAATGTACTGGGTTCTAACGAAGATGCCAGCTCCAATAATTGCAATACTGGGAGGGTTCGTCATTTTTCAATCCTGCAATTCAGATCTTGTAGAGAATTAGATGGCTCCAGGTGGTGTAAATACAGGTTCGAATTTACCTTGGTTTGATATCttacaataaaatatttaaagttataatattaatattatatacaCTCATTTAAAAACATtataaaaa
Above is a genomic segment from Hevea brasiliensis isolate MT/VB/25A 57/8 chromosome 17, ASM3005281v1, whole genome shotgun sequence containing:
- the LOC110636626 gene encoding uncharacterized protein YMR315W isoform X2, with amino-acid sequence MTNPPSIAIIGAGIFVRTQYIPRLAEISNLFNLKAIWSRTEESARGAVEIARGKCFPEVECKWGDKGLDEIIQDESILAVAVVLAGQIQVDMSLKLLKAGKHVLQEKPAAASIDEIETVMSTYKTVCANSPGQPIWAVAENYRFEHAFVEGNKLLPEIGDMMTVQVIVEGSMNSSNPYFSSSWRRNFTGGFILDMGVHFIAGLRMLVGCDVISVSAKISHVDKTLPPPDNICSVFQLENGCSGVFVMVVSSRSPKIHWRLVGLKGTLQIDRGMDNGQHGYMVSFYGADGHSKNWFYPFSGVTEELQTFLHDVSHANLKGSNYEIEPRLSFMEGARDVAVLDAMLESGMNNGAQVQVKKF
- the LOC110636626 gene encoding uncharacterized protein YMR315W isoform X1; protein product: MTNPPSIAIIGAGIFVRTQYIPRLAEISNLFNLKAIWSRTEESARGAVEIARGKCFPEVECKWGDKGLDEIIQDESILAVAVVLAGQIQVDMSLKLLKAGKHVLQEKPAAASIDEIETVMSTYKTVCANSPGQPIWAVAENYRFEHAFVEGNKLLPEIGDMMTVQVIVEGSMNSSNPYFSSSWRRNFTGGFILDMGVHFIAGLRMLVGCDVISVSAKISHVDKTLPPPDNICSVFQLENGCSGVFVMVVSSRSPKIHWRLVGLKGTLQIDRGMDNGQHGYMVSFYGADGHSKNWFYPFSGVTEELQTFLHDVSHANLKKGSNYEIEPRLSFMEGARDVAVLDAMLESGMNNGAQVQVKKF